A part of Candidatus Deferrimicrobium borealis genomic DNA contains:
- a CDS encoding methyltransferase, producing the protein MPDRLIIRQPARGYRFSIDSVILAGFAAPLCRGAVLDLGTGCGVLLLLLSRLAPAMLAGTGVDLQEGLLDFARRNFRDHSPDGRLVAVPGDIRGAIPGVEPGSFDLVVSNPPYGRAGHGRRNPDPGKETARHEVTCALPELFAAASRFLSAAGRFAFILPYRRLSEIEPCAAKAGLRVESLRVVHPRDGEPPSRGLCCAVRGGRGTPRLLPPLFLHEGPEKYCPEVERICRLFRAG; encoded by the coding sequence ATGCCCGACCGGTTGATCATCCGCCAGCCGGCGCGGGGGTACCGCTTCTCGATCGACTCCGTGATCCTCGCGGGGTTCGCCGCCCCCCTCTGCCGCGGCGCCGTCCTCGACCTGGGGACGGGGTGCGGGGTTCTGCTGCTGCTATTGTCCCGCCTCGCCCCCGCGATGCTAGCCGGCACCGGCGTCGATCTCCAGGAAGGTCTGCTCGATTTCGCGCGCCGGAATTTCCGCGACCATAGCCCGGACGGGCGTCTGGTCGCCGTGCCCGGGGATATCCGGGGGGCGATCCCCGGGGTCGAACCCGGTTCGTTCGACCTGGTCGTGTCAAACCCGCCGTACGGCCGGGCGGGACACGGGCGTCGAAATCCGGATCCGGGGAAGGAGACGGCGCGGCATGAGGTGACGTGCGCGCTCCCGGAGCTCTTCGCGGCGGCGTCCCGGTTCCTTTCCGCGGCCGGCCGGTTCGCCTTCATCTTGCCGTATCGGCGTCTCTCCGAGATCGAGCCGTGCGCGGCGAAGGCAGGGTTACGCGTGGAATCCTTGCGGGTGGTGCACCCCCGGGACGGTGAGCCGCCGTCCAGGGGACTCTGCTGTGCGGTACGGGGCGGAAGGGGAACCCCCCGTCTCCTGCCCCCCCTGTTCCTGCATGAGGGGCCGGAGAAATATTGCCCGGAGGTGGAGCGGATCTGCCGCCTCTTTCGCGCGGGGTAG
- a CDS encoding ComF family protein, with protein sequence MLRELLPSASPDLSPSAVARWRAHDGATCPRCGAFFVSGPGPRPSPCGLCAAVPPPFDAARSLFAYSGDVRAAIVATKYAGRPYPVDDVALRLHETLIGRWKDLIPDGVPPTVVPVPVHPWKYFRRGFNLPALIASRLSRRSGLPFDPLALSRTRERAPQARLPGILRHGNVEGAFRVPRRRVVPSTILLLDDVYTSGATAEACARALKCAGAASIVVVTVARTVS encoded by the coding sequence ATGCTCCGGGAACTTCTGCCGTCCGCATCCCCCGACCTTTCTCCGTCCGCCGTCGCCCGGTGGCGCGCCCACGACGGAGCGACATGCCCCCGGTGCGGGGCATTCTTCGTTTCCGGACCCGGGCCGCGTCCGTCTCCCTGCGGACTGTGCGCCGCCGTCCCTCCCCCGTTCGACGCCGCGCGATCCCTCTTCGCCTACTCGGGGGACGTTCGCGCAGCGATCGTAGCGACGAAATACGCGGGCCGCCCCTACCCTGTCGACGATGTGGCACTGCGCCTCCACGAGACCCTCATCGGGCGATGGAAAGACCTGATCCCGGACGGGGTTCCTCCTACCGTGGTTCCGGTACCGGTCCACCCCTGGAAATATTTCCGCCGGGGGTTCAACCTTCCCGCGCTGATCGCTTCCCGGCTTTCGCGACGCAGCGGTCTCCCGTTCGACCCGCTGGCGCTTTCGAGAACCCGGGAGCGGGCCCCCCAGGCGCGCCTTCCCGGGATTCTCCGGCACGGAAACGTCGAGGGGGCCTTCCGCGTGCCGCGACGCCGCGTCGTTCCGTCGACGATCCTTCTGCTCGACGATGTGTACACCTCCGGCGCCACGGCGGAAGCGTGCGCCCGCGCCTTGAAATGCGCCGGCGCGGCCTCTATAGTGGTCGTGACGGTAGCGCGCACCGTTTCCTGA
- a CDS encoding aminotransferase class V-fold PLP-dependent enzyme produces MGEAVLRAGNPGRSGHALSIRSARDLFVARERLAGLFGWSDSSRFVFTENATVALNQAIKGVLRPGDHVVTTSVEHNSVMRPLRRMQEAGVRVTVVPARKDGGTEAGDVIAAFRKTTRLVVMVHASNVSGALQPVDVVAAAARRRGILTLIDAAQTAGAVPIDLSTLPVDLLAASGHKGLLGPQGTGFLFVREGVPIVPLIEGGTGSRSESDRQPEFFPDALESGTLNSVGVAGLAVSLAWILRKGVGTIRRAEIALVDLLLQGLSRIPGVTVYGPADPAHRGSAVSFRMEGMDPAEVGGRLEKRSGVLVRAGLHCSPNGHRAIGTFPVGTVRVSPGPFTTRAEIATFLSALRKLRDLSA; encoded by the coding sequence GTGGGGGAAGCCGTCCTGCGGGCCGGGAACCCCGGTCGGTCCGGGCACGCGCTCTCCATCCGCTCCGCCCGCGACCTGTTTGTCGCGCGGGAGCGTCTCGCCGGGTTGTTCGGGTGGTCCGACAGTTCCCGCTTCGTTTTTACGGAAAACGCCACCGTTGCGCTGAACCAGGCGATCAAGGGGGTGCTCCGGCCGGGCGACCACGTGGTGACCACCTCCGTGGAGCATAATTCGGTGATGCGTCCCCTGCGCCGGATGCAGGAGGCGGGCGTTCGCGTCACGGTCGTCCCTGCGCGGAAAGACGGGGGCACGGAGGCGGGGGACGTGATCGCCGCGTTCCGGAAAACGACCCGCCTGGTCGTCATGGTGCACGCCTCGAACGTGTCGGGGGCGCTGCAACCGGTGGACGTCGTCGCCGCGGCAGCGCGGCGGCGCGGGATCCTTACGTTGATCGACGCCGCCCAGACGGCGGGGGCCGTGCCGATCGACCTTTCCACCCTGCCGGTGGACCTGCTGGCCGCCTCCGGCCACAAGGGGCTTCTCGGGCCGCAGGGGACCGGGTTTCTCTTCGTCCGGGAGGGGGTTCCGATCGTCCCGCTGATCGAGGGGGGGACGGGGAGCCGCTCCGAGTCCGACCGCCAGCCGGAATTCTTCCCTGACGCCCTCGAGTCCGGGACGTTGAACAGCGTGGGGGTGGCCGGGCTCGCCGTCTCTCTCGCTTGGATCCTGCGGAAGGGGGTCGGGACGATCCGCCGCGCGGAGATCGCCCTTGTCGATCTGCTGCTGCAGGGACTGTCGCGAATCCCCGGGGTGACGGTCTACGGTCCGGCGGATCCTGCGCACCGCGGGTCGGCGGTGTCGTTCCGGATGGAGGGGATGGACCCGGCGGAAGTGGGGGGGCGGCTCGAGAAGCGGAGCGGCGTGCTGGTGCGGGCGGGGCTGCACTGCTCCCCGAACGGTCACCGCGCGATCGGGACCTTCCCCGTCGGGACCGTCCGCGTGAGCCCGGGCCCCTTCACGACGCGCGCGGAGATCGCGACGTTCCTGTCCGCCCTCCGGAAGCTCCGGGACCTTTCCGCCTGA
- a CDS encoding DUF3343 domain-containing protein: MTRATDPVLILIFRGTHQVLSAEKRLKGGGVPLRLIPVPRRLTSDCGLAIRIPLAHRDRAREILSRARLLPVSAHLPREGGEYGPVSL; the protein is encoded by the coding sequence TTGACCCGCGCGACGGATCCGGTCTTGATCCTCATCTTCCGGGGCACCCACCAGGTCCTGTCGGCCGAGAAGCGGCTGAAGGGGGGTGGCGTGCCATTGCGCCTGATCCCGGTTCCGCGGCGGCTCACCTCCGATTGCGGGCTTGCGATCCGGATCCCCCTCGCTCATCGCGACCGTGCCCGGGAGATCCTTTCACGAGCGCGGCTGCTCCCGGTGTCCGCCCACCTCCCCCGGGAGGGTGGTGAGTACGGCCCCGTGTCCCTCTGA
- a CDS encoding DUF721 domain-containing protein: MRRKDAAPLSSILDAFLESLRIPHVAFLVSLRKRWPEIAGPLVSRNATPLSLRNGVLTVVVRNHAWAQELQMSKIPLIGRIRETVGERIPVSDIRFSVGSLASVAEEEAAPRKEPPHPDGPDPEGLSAVADPETRESLRALHRCSRPPKEIPSKS; encoded by the coding sequence GTGAGACGGAAAGACGCGGCTCCCCTGTCGTCGATCCTCGACGCGTTCCTCGAGTCGCTGAGGATCCCGCATGTCGCCTTCCTCGTTTCGCTGCGGAAAAGGTGGCCGGAAATCGCCGGTCCGCTGGTCTCCCGGAACGCTACCCCTCTGTCGCTGCGGAACGGCGTCCTCACGGTCGTCGTGCGGAACCATGCGTGGGCGCAGGAACTCCAGATGAGCAAGATCCCGCTGATCGGGAGGATCCGGGAGACGGTGGGAGAAAGGATCCCGGTGAGCGACATCCGGTTCAGCGTGGGCTCTCTCGCGTCGGTCGCAGAGGAGGAGGCCGCTCCGCGCAAGGAGCCCCCGCACCCCGACGGTCCCGATCCGGAAGGACTGTCCGCCGTCGCGGACCCGGAGACACGCGAGAGCCTGCGCGCCCTTCACCGCTGTTCCCGCCCCCCGAAGGAAATCCCTTCGAAGTCGTAA
- a CDS encoding carbon-nitrogen family hydrolase encodes MPVPPFLAAALQFRIDVADVPSNRERAVRLIEEAAGRGARLCVLPEMWSTGFAEERLLPLSRTTPEVLHELRSLAARLKVVVAGSLPERVGRGVYNTLYVVNSTGVVTGEYRKAHLFSPSGEDRWFRRGVSAGVVPTDAGIVGPLTCYDLRFPELSRKYFLDGAGVLCVSSQWPSVRRDHWRILTVARAVESQAYVVAANAVGPSGPFRYAGDSVIVSPDGERLASVGEEEGMALATIDPAVVLETRRRIPCLADRNPRAYRKTRRPA; translated from the coding sequence ATGCCCGTCCCGCCGTTCCTCGCCGCCGCGCTGCAGTTCCGCATCGACGTTGCCGACGTTCCATCGAATCGGGAGCGCGCGGTTCGCCTGATCGAGGAAGCCGCGGGGCGGGGCGCACGCCTTTGCGTGCTGCCGGAAATGTGGAGCACGGGGTTCGCCGAGGAGCGCCTTCTCCCGCTCTCCCGGACGACCCCCGAGGTCCTCCACGAACTTCGGTCGCTTGCCGCGCGACTCAAGGTGGTCGTCGCGGGATCCCTCCCGGAACGGGTCGGGCGCGGAGTGTACAACACCCTCTACGTCGTCAACAGCACGGGCGTCGTGACCGGAGAGTACCGGAAGGCGCACCTGTTCTCCCCCTCGGGGGAGGACCGATGGTTCCGGAGGGGCGTATCCGCGGGCGTCGTTCCCACGGACGCGGGGATCGTGGGGCCCCTCACCTGCTATGACCTCCGGTTCCCGGAACTTTCCCGCAAATATTTCCTCGACGGTGCGGGGGTGCTGTGCGTGTCGTCCCAGTGGCCTTCCGTCCGGCGCGACCATTGGCGGATCCTCACGGTCGCCCGGGCGGTCGAAAGCCAGGCGTACGTCGTCGCGGCGAACGCCGTCGGACCGTCGGGCCCGTTCCGTTACGCGGGCGACTCTGTGATCGTCTCTCCCGACGGCGAACGCCTCGCGTCGGTCGGGGAGGAGGAAGGAATGGCCCTGGCGACGATCGACCCGGCCGTCGTCCTGGAAACCCGAAGGAGGATCCCATGCCTCGCGGACCGGAACCCCCGGGCGTACCGGAAGACCCGTCGGCCCGCGTGA
- a CDS encoding LysM peptidoglycan-binding domain-containing protein: protein MRNALLAVGFLLLFASIPSFGGTADGLSPSTAGGAEVTPGGTKDGISPAPAAVPPATDPPGEAAVPFAPAPGVPPAHVPSVPAQNPLPPPAPAPTAAPSRPPAVPTVSFVAPPSEKVPDRVLSPGEVDLQVTKNLEDVPEEVDGIGEEFFATASMEVEKGTKGSFSGITRPIDKFIHYFQTRGRERFELYLSRSGKYVGMMQKILVRYGLPEDLVYVALIESGFSPKAYSVAKAAGPWQFISATGRRYGLRIDWWTDERRDAEKSTHAAASYLRDLYGMFESWPLATAAYNAGEGKIQRAVTRYKSDDFSELIRHRYLKQETKDYVPKMLAALTIAKDPDKYGFGDVAYEAPLDLRTVTVPGGTDLAAVARLLEVPVESIRDWNPELRRFCTPPNREQYDLRLSVDAALLAEERMEEIRTQAQVTFLQHNVRKGETLQALADRYQTTVPVLKELNGLRKDSLGRTPRLVIPVTGLMDTETVPGTEISPDRLTMAHMRVEEGSRRARIREPRRPEPGDAVTVRKGDTMARLAKRHGVRVKELASANGLKPTSKLKAGASLVLPESVGAAESRTAQARVPKASVGTKSSASAGAASDVRKRTTRYKVHKGDTLDQIARVYGVTVERIEVRNRLKKDQLLPQGLVLVIPLES from the coding sequence GTGAGGAACGCCCTCTTGGCGGTGGGATTCCTTCTGTTGTTCGCGTCGATCCCCTCGTTTGGGGGGACCGCGGACGGCCTGTCGCCTTCGACGGCAGGGGGAGCCGAGGTCACTCCCGGTGGCACGAAGGACGGGATATCGCCGGCCCCCGCGGCGGTCCCTCCGGCGACGGACCCTCCGGGCGAAGCGGCGGTTCCCTTCGCTCCTGCTCCCGGGGTTCCCCCGGCGCACGTTCCGTCCGTCCCCGCGCAGAATCCTCTCCCTCCACCGGCCCCCGCCCCGACCGCCGCGCCGTCCCGGCCCCCCGCCGTCCCCACGGTCTCTTTCGTCGCCCCCCCTTCGGAAAAGGTCCCCGACCGGGTCCTCTCCCCCGGCGAGGTCGATCTCCAGGTGACGAAAAACCTCGAGGACGTTCCGGAAGAGGTGGATGGGATCGGGGAAGAGTTCTTCGCCACCGCCTCCATGGAGGTTGAGAAAGGAACGAAGGGGTCCTTCTCCGGGATCACCCGGCCGATCGATAAGTTCATCCACTACTTCCAGACCCGGGGACGCGAGAGGTTCGAACTGTATCTGTCCCGCTCGGGAAAATACGTCGGGATGATGCAGAAGATCCTCGTCCGGTACGGACTCCCCGAGGACCTCGTCTACGTCGCGCTGATCGAAAGCGGGTTCTCTCCCAAGGCGTACTCCGTGGCGAAGGCGGCCGGGCCCTGGCAGTTCATCTCGGCAACGGGGCGAAGGTACGGCCTCCGCATCGACTGGTGGACCGACGAGCGTCGCGACGCCGAGAAGTCGACGCACGCCGCCGCTTCCTATCTTCGCGATCTCTACGGGATGTTCGAGTCGTGGCCGCTTGCCACCGCCGCGTACAATGCCGGCGAGGGGAAGATCCAGAGGGCGGTCACCCGGTACAAGTCCGACGATTTCTCCGAGCTCATCCGTCACCGCTACCTGAAGCAGGAGACGAAGGATTACGTCCCCAAGATGCTGGCGGCACTGACCATCGCCAAGGATCCCGACAAATACGGATTCGGTGATGTCGCCTACGAGGCGCCGCTGGATCTGCGCACCGTGACGGTGCCGGGAGGGACCGACCTGGCGGCCGTGGCCCGTCTTCTCGAGGTCCCGGTGGAGTCGATCCGCGACTGGAACCCGGAGCTTCGCCGGTTCTGCACCCCGCCGAACCGGGAGCAGTATGACCTTCGGCTCTCCGTAGACGCGGCCCTCCTCGCCGAGGAGCGGATGGAGGAGATCCGTACCCAGGCGCAGGTCACCTTCCTCCAGCACAACGTCCGCAAGGGGGAAACGCTGCAGGCGCTGGCCGACCGGTACCAGACCACGGTTCCGGTCCTCAAGGAGTTGAACGGATTGAGGAAGGATTCCCTCGGGAGGACCCCGCGACTGGTCATCCCCGTGACGGGGTTGATGGATACGGAGACGGTTCCCGGGACCGAGATTTCGCCCGACCGTCTCACGATGGCTCACATGCGGGTGGAGGAGGGGAGCCGAAGGGCGCGCATCAGGGAACCGCGGCGTCCTGAACCCGGGGATGCCGTTACCGTGCGGAAGGGGGACACGATGGCGCGCCTCGCGAAGAGGCACGGGGTCCGGGTGAAGGAACTCGCGAGCGCGAACGGACTGAAGCCGACATCGAAGCTGAAGGCAGGCGCGAGCCTCGTCCTCCCGGAATCCGTTGGCGCCGCGGAATCCCGCACGGCGCAAGCGCGGGTCCCGAAGGCGTCGGTAGGGACGAAATCCTCCGCCTCCGCCGGCGCGGCGAGCGACGTCCGGAAGCGGACGACGCGCTACAAGGTGCACAAGGGGGACACCCTCGACCAGATCGCGCGCGTCTACGGCGTCACGGTCGAACGGATCGAGGTTCGGAACCGGCTGAAAAAGGATCAACTCCTTCCCCAGGGCTTGGTGCTCGTCATCCCGCTGGAGTCCTGA